Proteins from a single region of Pseudarthrobacter sp. NIBRBAC000502772:
- a CDS encoding LysR family transcriptional regulator — MDLRHLTYFLSIVDEGSINAASRSLMVAQPSLSRQLRSLEQDLGLTLFDRSGAKLSLTAAGAAFLPIAKDLVTRAAQAKSSARAMAGGSVQRLTIAAASATIVDIIAPFIVSEGPDGILTNVVEATPEFVYSALQEGKADFALGTKPPPSELEAVVVGRAFLWAQCNAKHPLAGRVKISLQELVQWPLITMTADFGVRTMFDDAVSTERLTYRAGFEVRSAVVGQALAAAGKGVCVLSDDPNFGVHAMPITHRGEDLVFTLFGVWNPLHFAAPAIRECLHNLSRFTSELYPAARL; from the coding sequence GTGGACTTGAGGCACCTGACGTATTTCCTGAGCATCGTTGATGAAGGATCCATCAATGCTGCGTCACGCTCTTTGATGGTGGCCCAACCATCCTTATCCCGGCAGCTTCGCTCCTTGGAGCAGGACCTCGGGCTCACCCTCTTCGATAGATCAGGAGCAAAATTATCGCTGACCGCGGCGGGCGCTGCGTTTCTGCCCATCGCCAAGGACCTGGTTACCCGCGCCGCGCAGGCCAAATCATCCGCACGGGCGATGGCCGGAGGTTCGGTGCAGCGGCTTACGATAGCGGCAGCCTCTGCCACCATCGTCGACATCATCGCCCCCTTCATTGTCTCGGAAGGGCCCGATGGAATCCTGACCAATGTTGTCGAGGCGACCCCTGAGTTTGTCTACTCGGCGTTGCAGGAGGGTAAGGCTGACTTTGCTCTGGGAACAAAGCCGCCACCATCCGAGCTCGAAGCGGTTGTTGTTGGCAGGGCGTTCCTTTGGGCACAGTGCAACGCCAAACACCCTCTTGCCGGGAGGGTGAAAATCAGCCTCCAGGAACTCGTCCAGTGGCCTCTCATAACGATGACAGCTGATTTTGGTGTTCGCACGATGTTCGATGATGCAGTTAGCACTGAGCGCCTCACCTACAGGGCCGGATTTGAAGTACGCTCCGCCGTGGTGGGCCAAGCCTTGGCAGCCGCTGGCAAAGGCGTTTGCGTGCTCTCGGATGATCCGAATTTCGGGGTGCACGCCATGCCCATCACTCATCGCGGGGAGGACCTGGTGTTCACTCTTTTCGGCGTCTGGAATCCGCTGCATTTCGCCGCGCCTGCGATAAGGGAATGCCTGCACAACCTTTCACGTTTCACCTCGGAGCTATACCCGGCCGCCCGACTATAG
- a CDS encoding ABC transporter permease: MSPTTQISAPTRSGPAGEQTTLKPLKLLKQTLGRDRLAAIGAMIIVLVVILAVFGQWLAPFPDQGMGTTNASARNLAPNAANWLGTDQLGRDVLSRIIMGANPALTISALVVAAAALIGIPLGAVAGYRGGWLDEALMRVTEIFQAFPPLLLAMVTVAILGPSLTNAGIALAISWWPWYARLVRAEAKSLRERSYVEAARAMGIPQLLIISRHVLRNCMTPILVQATVDIGTVILAAGSLAFIGLGTQPPLPDWGLMVAEGRGLIFSSWWIGTFPGLAIFLAVLGFNLLGDSLRDLLDPRQVKR; the protein is encoded by the coding sequence ATGAGCCCCACGACCCAAATCTCCGCCCCGACCCGTTCCGGGCCGGCCGGAGAACAGACCACCCTCAAACCTCTCAAACTACTTAAACAGACCCTGGGCCGTGACCGTTTGGCCGCCATTGGCGCGATGATCATAGTCCTTGTCGTAATCCTGGCTGTTTTTGGGCAATGGCTGGCACCCTTCCCTGATCAGGGCATGGGGACGACCAATGCCTCCGCCCGAAACCTCGCTCCTAACGCCGCGAACTGGCTCGGCACCGATCAACTCGGTCGTGACGTCCTCAGCCGCATCATCATGGGCGCGAACCCGGCGCTGACTATCTCTGCCCTCGTTGTCGCGGCCGCGGCCCTCATCGGGATTCCCCTCGGCGCCGTCGCCGGATATCGCGGTGGCTGGCTCGACGAAGCCTTGATGCGAGTGACCGAGATCTTCCAGGCCTTCCCGCCTCTGCTCCTGGCGATGGTGACCGTTGCGATCCTTGGGCCCAGCCTGACCAACGCCGGCATTGCCTTGGCCATCAGCTGGTGGCCCTGGTATGCGCGCCTTGTACGAGCGGAAGCAAAATCCCTTCGGGAACGCTCCTATGTCGAAGCAGCCCGCGCCATGGGCATTCCGCAACTGCTCATCATCAGCCGCCACGTACTTCGCAACTGCATGACACCCATCCTCGTCCAAGCCACCGTCGACATCGGCACTGTGATCCTGGCTGCCGGGTCCCTGGCATTCATCGGTCTTGGAACTCAGCCGCCCCTGCCTGACTGGGGTCTGATGGTCGCTGAAGGACGCGGGCTCATATTCAGTTCCTGGTGGATAGGCACTTTTCCGGGCCTGGCCATCTTTCTGGCCGTCCTAGGATTCAACCTCCTCGGAGATTCGCTGCGCGACCTCCTTGACCCCCGGCAGGTAAAGCGATGA
- a CDS encoding ABC transporter ATP-binding protein, with the protein MTHVLRIRDLNVEFTDRGKLTNRPVRGIDLDVSAGEILGLVGETGCGKSLTGLAALGILPRGARRTGQVTIGNDPSQASSEPGGSVAIVFQNPGTAFNPVFTLGRQLSDVLSRHRQISRSEGKAEIIRHLSLVGLPDPERVYRSYPHQLSGGMLQRAMIAMALLRQPRLLILDEPTTALDVTVARQILVLIDELRHKFGFGVLLISHNLGIIRDVCDRVAVLYAGRVIETGTVDAVMNNPRHPYTRGLLGALPAGRTHGQRLTAISGTVPGNLLSITGCAFRNRCPHAVTDCSLTDPQLTETGPHQAVACIREGEL; encoded by the coding sequence ATGACCCACGTACTTAGGATCCGCGACCTCAACGTCGAATTCACCGACCGCGGAAAGCTTACCAACCGCCCCGTCCGCGGTATCGACCTCGATGTTTCGGCCGGTGAAATCCTCGGCCTAGTAGGGGAAACCGGGTGCGGCAAGTCCCTAACAGGACTCGCTGCCTTGGGGATCCTTCCACGCGGCGCACGGCGCACGGGGCAGGTGACCATCGGCAATGATCCCTCACAGGCCTCGTCAGAACCAGGTGGCTCGGTGGCCATCGTATTCCAAAACCCCGGAACTGCCTTCAACCCTGTCTTCACGCTTGGCCGCCAACTCAGCGATGTCCTGAGCCGGCACCGGCAAATCTCGAGGTCCGAAGGCAAAGCTGAAATCATTCGTCACCTAAGCCTGGTCGGTTTACCCGACCCTGAACGGGTCTACCGCAGCTATCCGCACCAACTGTCCGGCGGAATGCTGCAGCGGGCCATGATTGCCATGGCTCTTCTACGCCAGCCCCGTCTGTTGATCCTGGATGAGCCCACAACGGCTCTGGACGTCACTGTTGCCCGGCAGATTTTGGTCCTCATTGACGAACTCAGACACAAGTTCGGGTTCGGTGTGCTGCTCATCAGCCACAACCTTGGCATCATCCGCGATGTCTGCGACCGAGTGGCGGTCCTCTACGCAGGCAGGGTGATCGAAACCGGAACCGTCGACGCGGTCATGAACAACCCCCGCCACCCATACACCCGCGGCCTCCTCGGCGCCCTCCCAGCAGGGCGAACCCACGGCCAGCGGCTGACCGCCATCTCTGGCACAGTCCCGGGGAACCTCTTATCCATCACCGGGTGTGCCTTCAGGAACCGTTGCCCACATGCAGTCACCGACTGCTCCCTCACCGACCCGCAGCTCACAGAGACCGGGCCACACCAGGCAGTCGCCTGCATCCGGGAAGGCGAACTATGA
- a CDS encoding nitrilase-related carbon-nitrogen hydrolase, whose amino-acid sequence MTRLLPLALVQSPAESLTDFAAGLERKVKAHAVADLFVYPELHLNTVDSPGPADRQAYMEASAEPLDGPRGRTLAELAGDLGIWLLPGSVLERGTDGHIYNTAVVYSPQGKAVASLDFS is encoded by the coding sequence ATGACCCGACTTCTCCCTCTAGCTCTTGTGCAATCACCTGCTGAGTCCTTGACTGATTTTGCTGCTGGTCTCGAGCGGAAGGTCAAAGCGCATGCGGTCGCCGACCTTTTCGTTTACCCGGAGCTCCACTTGAACACGGTAGATTCTCCGGGCCCTGCGGACCGGCAGGCCTACATGGAAGCCTCGGCCGAACCTCTCGATGGCCCGCGCGGCCGTACCCTTGCCGAGCTTGCTGGAGACCTTGGGATCTGGCTTTTGCCTGGCAGCGTGCTCGAACGTGGTACGGACGGGCACATTTACAACACCGCCGTTGTCTACTCTCCACAAGGAAAGGCTGTGGCTAGCCTCGATTTTTCATGA
- a CDS encoding SDR family NAD(P)-dependent oxidoreductase: MTATSVPKTRVALVTGATSGIGTEIAKRLAADGFIVVISGRSLERGERTARELGDQVHFVRADLTEHRAAEILMERTLRIADRLDVLVNNAAIDHIGPLLDTPTDEVRQTFETNTFGAISCLQAAGRAMRERGEGGAIINITSRLASIGVPTMSVYSASKGAMLALTRAAAVELAPHNIRVNAVAPGMTNTPLYAEWVSSQDDPEATMQRVASAIPLKRVAEPADIAAAVSYLASPAATYITGVSLPVDGGYLAQ, from the coding sequence GTGACAGCTACGTCAGTTCCGAAAACAAGGGTTGCACTGGTTACGGGAGCGACTTCGGGCATAGGCACAGAAATCGCGAAGCGGCTCGCGGCCGACGGATTCATTGTCGTGATCTCCGGCCGGTCTCTGGAGAGGGGCGAACGGACCGCCCGCGAACTCGGGGACCAGGTGCATTTTGTACGAGCGGACCTCACGGAGCACCGTGCTGCAGAAATACTCATGGAGCGCACCTTACGAATTGCGGACCGCCTCGATGTGCTCGTGAACAACGCAGCGATCGACCACATCGGTCCGCTCCTCGACACGCCAACCGACGAGGTCCGGCAAACGTTTGAGACCAACACTTTCGGAGCCATCTCCTGCCTGCAGGCAGCCGGCCGGGCAATGCGTGAACGAGGTGAAGGAGGGGCAATCATCAACATCACCTCTCGGCTGGCTAGCATCGGTGTCCCCACCATGTCGGTCTACAGCGCAAGCAAAGGGGCCATGCTGGCGCTCACCAGGGCGGCCGCCGTCGAACTCGCCCCGCACAATATCCGCGTCAATGCGGTCGCACCGGGAATGACCAATACGCCCCTCTATGCGGAGTGGGTGTCGAGCCAAGACGACCCCGAAGCAACAATGCAACGCGTGGCGAGTGCAATTCCCCTCAAACGCGTCGCCGAGCCGGCAGACATTGCTGCGGCCGTCTCATACTTGGCCAGCCCTGCGGCAACATACATTACCGGCGTCTCGCTACCCGTCGACGGTGGTTACCTCGCGCAATAA
- a CDS encoding ABC transporter permease, with protein sequence MLRFVLRRLITSVLVLAVLTVIVFVLARVVPSDPAVIFAGPKAPPAELDRVRQELGFDRPMFVQYFEYLSNLLTGDWGQSLATKRPVLDELFTRLPATLELIGFAMVLAVTAGVILGVVGSQRPGGFIDGAIRFLSIGGISVPAFWLGLLLQLLFVGGLGILPATGQFSNSIKYSNPITHVTGLPLFDSMITGNGVAFTDGLQHMILPALTLAAYPLGLVARMTRAAMLDVMNQDYIFTARAYGLRETAIHWRLALKNALPPVLSIAGMAAAYALTGTFFVEAVFNWPGIGQFATSSMLAVDYPAIMAITLMGATAYLLANLLVDILQSRIDPRVSMS encoded by the coding sequence ATGTTGCGCTTCGTCCTCAGACGGCTCATCACATCGGTGCTGGTTCTCGCCGTGCTCACAGTGATCGTCTTCGTCCTGGCTCGTGTCGTTCCCAGCGACCCTGCCGTAATTTTCGCCGGTCCCAAGGCTCCGCCGGCAGAGCTTGACCGGGTCCGCCAAGAGCTGGGTTTTGATCGCCCCATGTTCGTTCAGTACTTCGAATACTTGAGCAACCTGCTCACCGGAGACTGGGGTCAGTCTCTTGCCACAAAACGCCCCGTGTTGGATGAGCTGTTCACCCGCCTCCCAGCCACATTGGAACTCATCGGGTTTGCCATGGTTCTCGCTGTAACGGCGGGGGTCATCTTGGGAGTGGTTGGCTCCCAGCGTCCCGGCGGATTCATCGACGGAGCAATTCGTTTCCTCTCCATCGGAGGGATTTCCGTGCCCGCCTTCTGGCTCGGGCTGCTCCTGCAACTCTTGTTCGTCGGGGGGCTGGGCATTCTTCCGGCCACTGGGCAATTCAGCAACTCCATCAAATACTCCAACCCCATCACTCACGTCACCGGGCTTCCCCTGTTCGACAGCATGATCACCGGCAACGGCGTGGCCTTCACCGATGGGTTGCAGCACATGATACTTCCGGCCCTCACGTTGGCCGCATACCCTCTTGGACTCGTTGCACGAATGACCAGGGCAGCCATGCTCGATGTTATGAACCAGGATTACATCTTCACCGCCAGGGCCTACGGTCTGAGGGAGACCGCCATCCATTGGCGCCTTGCCCTGAAAAATGCTCTACCACCCGTCCTGTCTATCGCCGGAATGGCTGCAGCCTACGCCCTGACCGGAACATTCTTCGTCGAAGCTGTCTTCAACTGGCCAGGGATTGGGCAGTTCGCTACATCTTCCATGCTTGCAGTGGACTACCCAGCCATCATGGCAATTACGCTCATGGGTGCCACGGCCTACCTGCTGGCCAACCTTCTGGTGGACATACTGCAATCCCGAATCGACCCCAGAGTGAGCATGTCATGA
- a CDS encoding ABC transporter substrate-binding protein, translating to MGNIYEPLLWKNPEGSAEEFKPAIAESWSSSEDGKAWTFKIRSGATFHDGEPVDAAAVKASIDAARERAAASFIWAPVESVETPDDTTVAINLKYAAPMDLVASSTYGAWIVSPKALAASAKDEKYFDAGIDAGSGPYTVDSYKPGSEIVLKKFEAYWNKEASPHFDVVDISITPDAVTAQQMLTAGEVDYATSIPLENVKTLADDPKFTVKDFNSPFNFLAMFNTSRAPLNDPEVRRALSYAIPYKEIIDIGGQGYGTQSHGPAPSGIFPYSQDVPQYSQDLDKAKQLLAAAGHPDGLKLKLTYASENPAEARFVPLIKDAFAKIGVEVDVKAELFNQQWDAAKADPTTAQDIFVLHYWPTYSDAGSDNLTSLFRSSEKPSFNLSYWKSPEYDKLVDKAATLTGTDRAAAQDLYKEAMDLLYREAPAAFLYDARAVSVVPVGLNVPQFNENYPFTVFFAPIKPAA from the coding sequence ATGGGAAACATCTACGAGCCTTTGCTATGGAAGAACCCGGAAGGTTCGGCCGAAGAATTCAAGCCGGCCATCGCCGAGTCCTGGAGCTCCAGCGAAGATGGAAAGGCATGGACCTTTAAGATCCGTTCGGGTGCGACCTTCCATGACGGCGAGCCTGTCGATGCTGCTGCCGTCAAGGCCAGCATTGATGCCGCCAGGGAGCGGGCAGCTGCATCGTTTATCTGGGCACCGGTCGAGAGCGTTGAGACGCCTGACGACACTACAGTCGCGATAAACCTCAAGTACGCCGCCCCGATGGACCTCGTTGCTTCCTCCACATACGGTGCCTGGATCGTTTCCCCGAAGGCGCTGGCGGCATCGGCAAAGGACGAGAAGTACTTTGACGCCGGTATCGACGCGGGCTCGGGGCCGTACACCGTCGACTCCTACAAGCCCGGCTCTGAGATCGTGCTGAAAAAGTTCGAAGCCTACTGGAACAAAGAAGCATCCCCGCATTTCGATGTGGTGGACATCTCCATCACCCCGGATGCCGTAACCGCCCAGCAAATGTTGACTGCAGGAGAGGTAGATTATGCGACCAGCATTCCGTTGGAAAACGTCAAGACGCTGGCCGATGATCCGAAGTTCACGGTGAAAGACTTCAACTCACCGTTCAATTTCCTGGCCATGTTTAACACGAGCCGCGCACCACTGAACGACCCGGAGGTCCGCCGCGCGCTCAGCTACGCCATTCCATACAAAGAGATCATTGACATCGGAGGGCAGGGCTACGGCACGCAGTCCCACGGCCCTGCGCCCAGTGGCATCTTCCCCTACAGCCAGGACGTCCCGCAGTACTCCCAGGACTTGGACAAGGCCAAGCAGCTGTTGGCCGCAGCTGGTCATCCGGACGGCCTGAAGCTCAAGCTTACTTATGCCTCAGAAAACCCTGCAGAAGCCCGGTTTGTACCACTGATCAAGGATGCGTTCGCCAAGATAGGGGTGGAAGTGGACGTCAAGGCCGAGTTGTTCAATCAGCAGTGGGACGCTGCCAAGGCAGATCCCACAACGGCTCAGGACATCTTTGTACTCCACTACTGGCCGACCTACAGCGACGCCGGCAGTGACAACCTCACGTCACTGTTTCGTTCCAGCGAAAAGCCATCCTTCAACCTGAGCTACTGGAAGTCCCCCGAGTACGACAAATTGGTGGACAAGGCCGCAACATTGACCGGAACGGACAGGGCTGCAGCGCAGGACCTTTACAAGGAAGCCATGGATCTCCTTTATAGGGAAGCACCTGCGGCATTCCTCTACGATGCCCGCGCAGTCTCCGTGGTTCCCGTTGGACTGAACGTTCCCCAGTTCAATGAAAACTATCCTTTCACGGTGTTCTTTGCACCCATCAAACCCGCAGCGTAG
- a CDS encoding serine hydrolase: MLKATANSSLLPSPGKIDRYAGQDFNEHVTLENWQESPFNRWGFAHISELITTATIRRGRSSEPSAGNNPATPEHAERWHNVEDFLESTHTDAIVVLQHGKLVLERYFGSFQPHDRHVLMSVSKSLCALTMGILVGRGLIDTQHPVHHYVPPLKGSAYGNATVRHVLDMTAAVRYSENYLDAAAEVQQQDRIAGWRPKLETDPEDTYEFLTLLKAAGEHGRSFQYCSAGTDVLAWIIENVTGKRYAEVVSDELWSQLGTSDDALITTDSGGFAFANGGIASTARDLAKIGQLMLDDGKANGQTVVPSSWINDTMRGGDPQLARGTAYQQVHPNGSYRNQWWAPGDSRGTVYAAGIHGQFIWIDPISDTVIAKFSSDPQPVSLELSRAHAEGFRQMISILEYTS; encoded by the coding sequence ATGTTAAAGGCAACAGCTAACAGTTCCCTCCTTCCCAGCCCTGGCAAGATCGACCGCTACGCTGGCCAGGACTTCAATGAGCACGTCACCCTGGAAAACTGGCAGGAAAGCCCATTCAATCGCTGGGGCTTCGCTCATATCAGTGAACTCATCACCACCGCAACGATCCGTCGAGGCAGATCATCCGAGCCCTCTGCTGGAAACAATCCAGCCACACCTGAACACGCGGAGAGGTGGCACAATGTTGAGGATTTCCTGGAATCCACGCACACAGATGCCATCGTCGTACTTCAGCACGGGAAACTGGTCCTGGAACGCTATTTTGGCTCTTTCCAGCCGCACGACCGGCACGTCCTGATGTCTGTTTCCAAATCCCTCTGCGCGCTCACCATGGGTATCTTGGTGGGCCGGGGACTCATAGACACGCAACACCCTGTCCACCACTACGTCCCGCCGCTGAAGGGAAGCGCCTACGGGAACGCGACGGTCCGCCACGTACTCGACATGACCGCCGCAGTCCGCTACAGCGAAAACTACCTGGATGCGGCCGCTGAAGTCCAGCAGCAGGATAGGATCGCCGGCTGGCGCCCCAAGCTCGAAACAGACCCAGAGGACACTTACGAATTCCTTACGCTCCTCAAAGCTGCCGGAGAACACGGCAGATCATTTCAGTACTGCTCTGCCGGTACAGACGTGCTGGCATGGATCATCGAGAACGTCACCGGCAAGCGATACGCCGAAGTCGTATCCGACGAGCTGTGGTCTCAGCTGGGGACCAGCGATGATGCACTCATCACCACCGATTCCGGTGGTTTCGCATTTGCGAACGGAGGAATCGCCTCCACCGCACGAGACCTGGCCAAGATCGGACAGCTCATGCTGGACGACGGGAAAGCCAACGGCCAAACGGTCGTCCCATCATCGTGGATCAACGACACGATGCGGGGCGGAGACCCACAACTGGCCAGAGGAACCGCCTACCAGCAAGTCCACCCCAACGGCTCATACCGGAACCAATGGTGGGCTCCCGGAGACAGCCGAGGCACGGTCTACGCCGCAGGCATCCACGGCCAATTCATTTGGATTGACCCCATCAGCGACACCGTAATAGCAAAGTTCTCCTCTGACCCACAACCCGTCTCACTCGAACTCAGCCGGGCACACGCCGAAGGATTCAGGCAAATGATCAGCATCCTGGAATACACCAGCTGA
- a CDS encoding IS1380 family transposase, whose amino-acid sequence MQKSTAVFPSLPVSFTGQSLISHAGVSVLTGFMDALGFGRLCEDRLGQFVPSGAKHRPGRLVGSLAAMLAAGGEHASDLDILRSSPGAFGQLPSNATVSRFFERTVANPELFSYGFETLTQELRTRAWNAAGNRNPALTATAADPLIIDIDATLVTSHSDKENVAGTYKGGYGFAPFIASADYGNGNGAGEILAAVLRPGNAGANSAEDHIRVFHTATTQLPQSFYDGTGALAGEKVLVRTDSAGASRKFLWHLHSLGVQFSTSYTLPFGKAHMIDWISDKEYWQPALDQTGNDRTDAWVINATDVIPLTDYPPGTKLFLRAEPLHPGAQPTLLDTDGHRITAFLTNSPRWHGPFLDARHRARGRCENRIKTLKNTGLGKLPFFDFAANQAWANIAALAFNLVSWLQLAALPDGHRAKAWDIKRWRYRLFATAGKIITRARRNQLLLPESAPEKDLLKLLLENTARLTKGLVPSTG is encoded by the coding sequence ATGCAGAAGTCTACCGCTGTTTTTCCGTCCCTGCCGGTCAGTTTCACCGGCCAGTCGCTGATCTCCCACGCCGGAGTTTCGGTCCTCACCGGCTTCATGGACGCCCTGGGTTTCGGCAGGCTGTGCGAAGACAGACTCGGCCAGTTCGTTCCCTCCGGCGCGAAACACCGGCCCGGCCGGCTGGTGGGGTCCCTCGCGGCGATGCTCGCCGCCGGAGGCGAACACGCATCGGACCTGGACATCCTGCGCTCCTCACCCGGGGCCTTCGGTCAGCTGCCCTCGAACGCTACCGTCTCCCGGTTCTTCGAACGCACCGTGGCAAACCCGGAACTGTTCAGCTACGGATTCGAGACCCTCACCCAGGAACTGCGCACCCGCGCCTGGAACGCCGCCGGGAACCGGAACCCGGCCCTGACCGCAACAGCCGCGGACCCGCTCATCATCGACATCGACGCGACCCTGGTGACCTCACACTCCGATAAGGAAAACGTCGCCGGAACCTACAAAGGCGGCTACGGATTCGCCCCGTTCATCGCCAGCGCCGATTACGGTAACGGCAACGGAGCCGGGGAAATCCTCGCCGCCGTGCTCCGGCCCGGCAACGCCGGAGCAAACAGCGCCGAGGACCACATCCGGGTCTTCCACACCGCCACAACCCAACTGCCCCAGAGCTTCTACGACGGAACCGGGGCCCTGGCCGGGGAGAAGGTCCTGGTCCGCACCGACAGCGCCGGGGCCTCGAGGAAGTTCCTCTGGCACCTCCACAGCCTCGGCGTGCAGTTCTCCACCAGCTATACCCTCCCGTTCGGCAAGGCACACATGATCGACTGGATCAGCGACAAAGAGTACTGGCAGCCGGCCCTAGACCAGACTGGAAACGACCGGACGGACGCGTGGGTCATCAACGCCACCGACGTCATCCCGCTCACCGATTACCCGCCCGGCACGAAACTGTTCCTCCGCGCCGAGCCGCTGCACCCCGGTGCGCAGCCGACCCTGCTCGACACGGACGGGCACCGGATCACCGCGTTCCTGACCAACTCACCACGCTGGCACGGACCATTCCTCGACGCCAGGCACCGGGCCCGCGGCCGGTGCGAGAACCGGATCAAAACCCTGAAAAACACCGGCCTGGGCAAGCTGCCGTTCTTCGATTTCGCCGCGAACCAGGCCTGGGCGAACATCGCCGCACTGGCCTTCAACCTCGTGTCCTGGCTCCAGCTCGCTGCCCTGCCGGACGGACACCGGGCCAAGGCCTGGGACATCAAACGCTGGCGCTACCGGCTCTTCGCGACCGCAGGGAAAATCATCACCCGCGCCCGCCGCAACCAGCTCCTGCTCCCGGAATCAGCGCCGGAGAAAGACCTCCTGAAACTTCTCCTGGAGAACACCGCCCGCCTCACCAAAGGGCTCGTTCCTTCTACCGGCTGA
- a CDS encoding TetR/AcrR family transcriptional regulator, which produces MARPRNQTERRDQLVAAAGRVLLDRGSSAARLSDIANEAGVTPAAVLYYYRDVDELFSEVFHQGVTEYCDRREARIQAESEPEAQLRACIHSGIPWPGESETASRILVELIPVYLRNEAAARQQMAFVERQTNLYKRILERGAQEDAFTLSAPTGFLARSFVALEDGLVMDVLLGDLTPEDEYEFLISYATNMVKATTGNNLQLS; this is translated from the coding sequence ATGGCAAGACCACGGAATCAGACAGAACGCCGGGATCAACTCGTAGCAGCAGCTGGACGAGTCCTCCTGGACAGAGGGTCATCGGCGGCCCGCCTTTCTGACATTGCAAACGAAGCCGGCGTCACCCCAGCTGCGGTGCTGTACTACTACCGGGACGTCGACGAGCTCTTCAGCGAGGTCTTTCATCAAGGCGTTACGGAGTACTGTGACCGCCGGGAGGCCCGCATCCAGGCTGAAAGTGAGCCTGAAGCCCAACTGCGGGCCTGCATCCATTCAGGCATACCTTGGCCCGGCGAAAGCGAAACCGCTTCCCGGATCCTCGTGGAACTCATCCCGGTTTATCTGCGCAACGAAGCAGCTGCTCGACAGCAGATGGCGTTTGTGGAGCGCCAAACGAACCTCTACAAAAGGATTCTGGAACGAGGTGCGCAGGAGGATGCTTTCACCCTGTCGGCGCCGACAGGATTCCTGGCCCGGAGCTTCGTAGCCCTCGAGGACGGCCTCGTAATGGACGTCCTTCTCGGCGACCTGACACCGGAAGACGAGTACGAATTCCTCATCAGCTACGCGACGAACATGGTAAAAGCCACCACCGGCAACAACTTGCAGCTCAGCTGA
- a CDS encoding ABC transporter ATP-binding protein has protein sequence MTNVLTLENIVKTFPLQRKVFTAVDDVSLSIKEGTVYGLVGESGSGKSTLARCAMQLMRPTSGQAIFEGHDLGKLGPKALRTIRSRMGIVLQNPVASLNPRMSIGASVAEPLRAHTALKGHALQAKIDNLLDEVGLGAEHTHRLPHQLSGGQCQRVGIARALATSPRLLILDEPTSALDVSVQAQILNLLQDLQQQKGLTYLLISHDLDVVRYLSDEVAVMKTGKIVESGAAERIFTDPQHDYTRRLLEAAPGHGRPELADSHTLPTLTTQGND, from the coding sequence ATGACAAACGTTCTCACCCTCGAAAACATCGTCAAAACATTCCCGCTGCAAAGAAAAGTCTTCACCGCAGTCGACGACGTCTCCCTCAGCATCAAGGAAGGTACGGTCTACGGCCTTGTCGGAGAATCCGGCTCCGGCAAAAGTACCCTCGCCCGCTGCGCCATGCAGCTGATGCGCCCAACATCCGGGCAAGCCATATTTGAAGGACATGACCTCGGCAAACTCGGACCCAAGGCACTGCGGACCATCCGTTCCCGGATGGGAATAGTACTTCAGAATCCAGTGGCATCATTGAATCCACGTATGTCTATCGGCGCTTCAGTGGCAGAGCCACTTCGGGCCCACACTGCCCTGAAAGGGCACGCCCTCCAAGCAAAAATAGACAATCTGCTGGACGAGGTCGGGCTGGGAGCTGAGCACACCCATCGGCTCCCGCATCAGCTCTCCGGAGGACAGTGCCAGCGCGTCGGCATCGCTCGCGCGCTGGCCACCTCGCCCCGTCTCCTGATCCTGGACGAACCCACCAGCGCCCTTGATGTTTCCGTCCAAGCCCAGATTCTGAACCTGCTGCAGGACCTGCAGCAACAAAAAGGGCTCACGTATCTGCTCATCTCCCACGACCTGGACGTCGTCCGCTATCTCAGCGATGAGGTGGCCGTCATGAAGACCGGAAAAATCGTAGAAAGTGGAGCAGCCGAACGGATCTTCACCGATCCACAGCACGACTACACCCGCAGACTCCTCGAAGCAGCCCCAGGGCACGGCCGACCCGAATTGGCCGATTCCCACACTCTCCCCACCCTTACCACGCAAGGCAACGACTAA